One window of the Rhipicephalus sanguineus isolate Rsan-2018 chromosome 4, BIME_Rsan_1.4, whole genome shotgun sequence genome contains the following:
- the LOC119389173 gene encoding uncharacterized protein LOC119389173, producing the protein MDIKVGDRFQSFAEFENVFRRFQVTTNTLFVKKTSKSVDVVNAHLSLASAKLEKKLEFANATYTCKHGGPRRTTGTGIRPNQRTMKKDCPARIVIAARRSSQELEITSVMLEHNHDTTPEIFNSYPESRRFEDHEKEFVEPLLEMRVPPRLILQKLEETTGKTRIARDLHNLKNKGRKRDEADELIQVIEELQSTQQARIVPITDENQELQILFIQSSYMKKVFASFPEVLLVDATYRTNKLRMPLFVFVIEDGFGRSHVVAYAFVASEQQHVVTQLLQTFVKENEEAARTNVVVVDKDFTEINAVRETFPSKPAVHLCQFHVMKAFRSAAGQFSKSVEERERLLNSFSEMVNAPTAKLFKEVQEEFCRYANEDALNYFNKNWATIPHMWARHLCNATFTGGNNTTNRVESHNGKVKAILSTSQKLHEALRALLKISSAMWHDAKHQAALLQTCEFYTYGASSEMDRLFSKNLTPYACSLIKKEAEKLKKNNPEVQQLTPQYYHVASSCGNTWHKVCLDEQTCTCTTFSSLGLICRHFLAVCHKFEKTPDIQKAVKMRWFKSYQIAFMAESSDLAADQESPSEIVPVEPLTMPGPSYAKMNRNQRFNYAMRTLKAMADHLADCPADIFSMRLELLEEVHESWLKGEEVVLNADTMRTQTVPLTVAADADEANAAIDDEDGESTTCLNEVAAEGTPSEELCRTSIQTEHDVPVAESAANQTVLPLKLPVVKCRGRPKKNIGQKIYKKTRGPTSTASVPFEQLPEASKHKLLLTGIVGETVCNSVLIRGHIVDESEVEVRPDVLPSALLDYRVKLPSLKKFFTEDAWTSLMSSVATKKKNELWFCHSCKEKDDGQIKMISCDQCLEWFHWSCVGVRSADAKLKRWFCCACKLK; encoded by the exons ATGGATATAAAAGTGGGAGATAGATTTCAATCTTTTGCAGAGTTTGAGAATGTGTTTCGTCGGTTTCAAGTGACCACGAATACTTTGTTTGTTAAGAAAACAAGCAAATCAGTCGACGTGGTCAACGCGCATCTCTCATTGGCATCGGCGAAGCTGGAGAAGAAGTTGGAGTTCGCGAATGCGACTTACACTTGTAAGCATGGTGGGCCGCGCAGAACTACTGGCACTGGAATTCGTCCGAATCAAAG GACAATGAAGAAAGATTGCCCTGCTCGCATCGTCATCGCTGCCCGGAGGTCTTCCCAGGAGTTGGAAATAACCAGCGTCATGCTGGAGCACAATCATGACACGACACCCGAGATCTTCAACTCGTATCCAGAGTCCCGCAGGTTTGAGGACCATGAGAAAGAATTCGTGGAACCACTGTTGGAAATGCGAGTTCCTCCTCGGTTGATCTTGCAAAAACTCGAGGAAACAACAG GAAAGACTCGCATAGCCAGGGACCTCCATAACTTGAAAAATAAAGGAAGGAAAAGGGATGAAGCAGACGAACTCATTCAAGTGATTGAAGAATTGCAGTCCACTCAGCAAGCGAGGATAGTTCCAATCACTGACGAAAACCAAGAGCTGCAAATTCTTTTTATACAATCATCATATATGAAGAAGGTTTTTGCATCGTTTCCAGAAGTGCTGCTCGTCGATGCTACTTATAGGACCAACAAACTAAGGATGCCTCTGTTTGTCTTTGTCATTGAGGATGGCTTTGGCCGCAGCCATGTTGTTGCTTACGCATTTGTTGCCTCGGAGCAACAACATGTTGTCACTCAATTATTGCAGACGTTTGTTAAAGAAAATGAGGAGGCTGCAAGAACAAATGTCGTTGTAGTTGACAAGGACTTTACAGAAATCAATGCTGTTCGGGAAACATTCCCGTCAAAACCGGCAGTGCACCTGTGCCAGTTCCACGTTATGAAAGCATTCAGGTCAGCTGCAGGGCAGTTTTCGAAATCTGTAGAAGAGCGAGAAAGGCTGCTGAACAGCTTTAGTGAAATGGTAAATGCACCAACGGCAAAGCTGTTCAAGGAAGTGCAAGAAGAATTCTGTAGGTATGCGAATGAAGACGCCCTGAACTACTTCAATAAAAACTGGGCAACTATACCCCACATGTGGGCAAGGCACTTATGTAATGCTACATTTACTGGCGGCAACAACACTACCAACCGCGTGGAGTCGCACAATGGTAAAGTAAAAGCCATTTTGTCTACGTCGCAAAAACTTCACGAAGCGCTGCGGGCCCTACTTAAGATTTCCAGTGCAATGTGGCATGACGCAAAACATCAAGCAGCGCTTCTACAGACGTgtgaattttacacctatggtgCCTCCAGTGAGATGGATAGGTTGTTTTCCAAGAATCTCACTCCATACGCTTGTAGCCTTATCAAAAAGGAAGcagaaaaactaaagaaaaacaatcCAGAAGTGCAGCAATTAACACCGCAGTATTACCATGTAGCTTCATCTTGTGGTAATACGTGGCATAAAGTTTGCTTGGATGAACAGACATGCACCTGCACAACATTTTCCAGTCTTGGATTAATTTGCCGTCACTTCTTGGCTGTCTGTCACAAGTTCGAGAAAACCCCAGATATACAAAAGGCTGTGAAGATGCGATGGTTCAAGAGCTACCAAATTGCCTTCATGGCAGAGAGCAGTGATCTGGCTGCAGATCAAGAGTCCCCTTCAGAGATTGTACCAGTGGAACCTTTAACTATGCCCGGACCCTCATATGCAAAAATGAACAGGAATCAACGATTCAACTATGCGATGCGAACCCTAAAAGCAATGGCCGATCATTTAGCAGATTGCCCAGCTGATATTTTTAGCATGAGGCTTGAACTCTTAGAAGAGGTCCATGAAAGCTGGTTGaaaggtgaggaagttgtgctgaATGCTGACACCATGAGGACTCAAACTGTCCCATTAACAGTAGCTGCTGACGCTGACGAAGCAAATGCAGCCATTGATGATGAAGATGGTGAATCTACAACTTGCTTGAATGAAGTGGCAGCTGAGGGAACTCCATCAGAAGAACTTTGTAGAACCTCCATCCAGACTGAGCATGATGTCCCAGTAGCTGAGTCAGCTGCGAATCAGACGGTGCTGCCGCTGAAGCTCCCGGTGGTGAAATGTCGGGGCCGTCCCAAGAAGAATATTGGCCAGAAGATTTATAAAAAGACGAGAGGCCCTACAAGCACTGCATCAGTGCCATTTGAGCAGCTTCCCGAGGCTTCCAAACACAAAT TACTTCTGACTGGCATTGTAGGAGAGACTGTATGCAACAGTGTACTAATTCGTGGCCACATTGTGGATGAATCTGAAGTTGAAGTGCGCCCAGACGTTCTACCCAGTGCCCTTTTGGACTATAGGGTCAAGCTACCCAGTCTGAAAAAGTTCTTCACTGAAGATGCCTGGACATCACTGATGTCATCAG ttgccacaaagaagaaaaacgagTTATGGTTCTGCCACAGCTGCAAGGAAAAGGACGATGGCCAGATCAAAATGATATCGTGTGACCAATGCCTGGAGTGGTTTCACTG GAGCTGTGTTGGAGTCCGCAGTGCAGATGCAAAGCTGAAGCGATGGTTTTGCTGTGCTTGCAAGCTCAAGTGA